The proteins below are encoded in one region of Dioscorea cayenensis subsp. rotundata cultivar TDr96_F1 chromosome 18, TDr96_F1_v2_PseudoChromosome.rev07_lg8_w22 25.fasta, whole genome shotgun sequence:
- the LOC120282439 gene encoding 16.0 kDa heat shock protein, peroxisomal-like, whose translation MADLLFGSPFRRLIWSSPILHDWSGAVPIPMDWIETPSSHIFKFNVPGFGRDDIKVQLEEGNIIHIRGESPASKEEQRQGKEVLSHLVERVKGDFSRRFELPENVRGDEIKAQVENGVLAIVVPKEPVPAKLKPRTIAVTSKL comes from the exons ATGGCGGACCTTCTCTTCGGATCTCCTTTCCGCCGTCTCATCTGGAGCTCTCCAATTCTCCACGACTGGTCCGGCGCCGTCCCCATTCCCATGGACTGGATCGAGACCCCATCTTCCCACATCTTCAAGTTCAACGTCCCTG GATTTGGGAGGGATGACATCAAGGTTCAGTTGGAAGAGGGGAACATAATCCACATTAGAGGGGAATCGCCGGCGTCGAAAGAGGAGCAGCGGCAAGGGAAGGAGGTGTTGTCGCACTTGGTTGAGAGAGTGAAGGGGGATTTCTCGCGGAGGTTTGAGCTGCCGGAGAACGTGCGTGGCGATGAGATCAAGGCACAGGTGGAGAACGGCGTGCTGGCCATCGTCGTGCCCAAAGAGCCGGTTCCGGCGAAGTTGAAACCGAGGACCATTGCCGTGACGAGCAAGCTCTAA
- the LOC120282851 gene encoding LOW QUALITY PROTEIN: fatty-acid-binding protein 1-like (The sequence of the model RefSeq protein was modified relative to this genomic sequence to represent the inferred CDS: substituted 2 bases at 2 genomic stop codons) has product MDSNKNDEKNDKIEEVKMEVEIKTRVFLPVKLNDGKQLNNIGIRKKKILALGXRIIXYNAGIYANNEKLKEALKGKFGKAPEKANKELYNAVINPYVRMTVRLVIVFGSPTISMVRNNFDEGLGTSLKKLNGGQKNKDHVNKVMRAAKDSIKLPSRSIIKISTMPDNVLQTKVNDELISQVKSELLYRAYLHMYLGDNPFDKDAKERFGASLLSLF; this is encoded by the exons atggattctaacaagaatgatgaaaagaatGACAAAATAGAAGAAGTGAAGATGGAGGTGGAGATCAAGACAAGAGTTTTCCTCCCCGTCAAATTGAATGATGGGAAGCAACTCAACAATATAGGAATTAGAAAGAAGAAAATCCTAGCTCTTGGA TGACgcataatttaatataatgcaGGGATATATGCTAATAATGAGAAGCTAAAGGAGGCCCTCAAAGGCAAATTTGGAAAGGCACCAGAAAAGGCCAACAAGGAATTATATAATGCTGTGATCAACCCTTATGTCAGGATGACTGTAAGGCTTGTTATTGTCTTTGGCAGCCCAACTATAAGCATGGTTAGGAACAACTTTGATGAGGGGCTTGGGACTTCACTAAAGAAACTAAATGGTGGTCAAAAGAATAAAGATCATGTCAATAA AGTCATGAGAGCTGCAAAGGATAGTATCAAACTCCCCTCTAGATCCATCATTAAGATCTCCACGATGCCAGACAATGTGCTGCAAACAAAGG TGAATGATGAGCTAATAAGCCAAGTAAAGAGTGAGTTACTGTACAGAGCATACCTCCATATGTACCTAGGTGATAATCCTTTCGATAAAGATGCTAAAGAGAGATTTGGAGCATCCCTGCTCAGCCTCTTTTAA